A genomic stretch from Anoplolepis gracilipes chromosome 16, ASM4749672v1, whole genome shotgun sequence includes:
- the LOC140674853 gene encoding uncharacterized protein isoform X1, with translation MTTITLLSELPRLEKESDLTNAPFGAITDRHCSEEFMNRDHSSEYNANIENKMTELFDFFNSGNVPSTNLPDKLANRKVESSLEHSSLENKLIKTSVPIQLKKHCSKSSINPSKNDKIVEKQYKQVKEQKGETASSSSKIKSLDSQIQERNYESRSNDILCERNVNVLDDTISNLKTCLKTGTNNITNENQSASVLNVQTSRVDSELLSQQTHTPTNIIVKRDIQENLFRDGNVKTELTDLQKDSLSVEIDFKTADKKRTRSESSEESVMKKRKEKKKASPDKLLDENLVSDTKIFDGEIFSEDNRIHNNNESEKQMYWEKTTDYMTKEREVYKCIRQRRKLKRQNKSIRKKYRNLFGGCFSKSESDEDRKIILERLEKRKLQSVSNNSKIYDTFHDLTTEEEMEDERDEISTYKHNMSVNNSQEDTESVISIKVESVNSNDSTICIENDMLHDLTTDEEQDEKINFNKDETSIRKRNVSVCISQETIESAISAKIQRIENSSSIVDTKIVNKNDTSEDVEMKVINMPTKEENQENVENINLANENIKIPKDRRPNIILSTKKEDVHSTQENQENINLADEDVKILKDIKPNVVLSTKERNRQETQENVDLANLDIKIPKDIRPNIVLTKPISTMFPQDLMSNIKEKDECNVSHNVENKLLTNKESIAGNRITECGLITSLKLEEDLPKKKDVVNEALSSPITNVSSKRSDTSDDNSSTDDDNMSDIEVEIKIKPKSKSRISRKFSLKAPLSAVNTCIKNLNTLKKNPDFLGELFQMNLKTSSETSKHGHTVRSEENEAKNTSEKSSDNNEDVTAETALKTQEVICNSSHTIKDNANYSSKQQRQQNFQDDQIFDRDENATQNHQEEKNKNVQSAEQKKRQLTSETDSESAKSARDASDLETQLSKSFFNEKEKTAGEQQQNSQDIILNEGAMDHEQKEKNTERVQSVEGKEMRMAVENNVESAKSACEMPDLQKQLPKTSSETLVAKHTSEVRVQTDTEFGFPLSCRPVNLSKNLDASITSSNTHSVPSASSTHGPSPSYSSTSKPAYQSPMMNVPAKNIPSSFNDDIKLVQNGVVNICWNFSLCRNIVRESIFNDEKMYEMKMSIIRIYQDLNTLKMMLRGIKDEYIVDYINQQKLLSPLISLEELNHYMILYQNYISIVKYAPLFCDPRYSNMLQFSNINNKSVPRTSVQNVHAQPPLLGNVPGTSLPGTTSRMQHLGTQSSTMPHPRPNINRQSSKNTGNPSRLRQPVPIRPKVSFTGTSTSNPISSPVINAQSVGNANSIQDQHMLNTNMLNINNQQYFINLANGSYMSLTSSGSNINNIRTYPPAQPMKTNVSSTTDKRYFNNELKSTTVSSSAARFANMQQQTSCNQTSHSQVPLHVNSAVPHFPTDQNVNEMDKILYQITQQSKGCTNVNALRNGTNVTRNIGPGNQFVNPQTLPVPAERMCHFQQCNKNVPTSFTSQSARAHVQNISSNSSQQQQRPHYTLPISTSVNLISSSSNSVSQNAQPSVPNKRPGMPETQTRDYVPNKTPFTKPQQDVRQGTSRMHNVCVNAYECIYNVSQKSSGISSKAPVSQEPRVSQNATFNAALPKNKIILTSSKTTPVPSNEIVSHYFNLNILTELQKFILKDQLKYYLEHCLFKQQDSEKFHFEKKILVSFYESLRNYTDKIINKNYIEKKLQNDTSGKTATVPSQQSEIKSSHNKIQSNKNNNSIYDNVQEKQSLEKNTYPNALINSKSTTVTSDSSIETQNKESRLQTSLTPQSTITKELYPKLKNLLQQNVNTPKMRFKKSMSSAMNKQFENINTSVARHSNIPEENPIAKTSYRISVTKEQDDTKIARSVAEISHDKRTSESCSPLAQDTSSSLRTALSYKIKGCSKVTKDDAKEISKISNFAISNITENNTIIHSSFNTETQEHIKYKETVKSPDVHKKRLSKSCSSPAQNKKLSLLQDDEMKDDNVEGSDNAEMTNICKIFNVAVLNSNRGNEKAASQVPCNTEVQDKELYHNEIAMCDLTNNKTSDKNSQDGTRDNVKKKTTESKSNVTEAQSDTSCILRTSTPFVPDNTSELLYPTNRSKFAETSQIGTLLELFLNLKQKNYMNEQINDSKKMCESYESSGHLHIDESAKKLNLDSQEEQRDKATFSEKDKPNMSQDLCFNETLCKSEIILPFTENYELEMEETNIQNQNEKLKQEKIQAEETLQSEILEDTLNTRTSNPVQSIDTIEDVKEKQVQMDTHSGVKAINELLRHMSEHKCYGKRRTSSCNSTMKSNVTNKNVNEASIDKNDILNVNDVSPTKSKDDNENSTVLNILDVRTISPSLFEEIDNSNALSQDDLMLLNEKEKSSIVNDNLEAPNSVSLIEIKVEELSDLNDNPKVLDSASLNEVKKENSLNVNDNPEGFDLTLLNEKKEEQSSDVNDNLDVFNLSLNEMNIEKSFDTDNPDNYNFVWLNEMKMEELLEDHPEIPDSMSLNETKEKKSSVVGDNEVHNSALLNEIKEEKSSDDMNDNSEDLDEMENRPCLRCKCKSMVYCQACLEAPYCSKRCSDLHWKAVHYKQCKKRYKSIICINL, from the exons ATGACAACAATCACGCTGTTAtcc GAACTTCCACGTCTCGAGAAAGAATCAGATCTCACAAATGCACCCTTCGGAGCGATCACGGATCGCCACTGTTCTGAGGAGTTTATGAATCGCGATCATTCATCGGAATACAATgctaatatcgaaaataagaTGACGGAATTATTCGACTTTTTCAATTCGGGCAACGTCCCCTCTACGAATCTCCCGGACAAACTTGCGAACAG AAAGGTAGAATCATCGTTGGAACATTCGTCgttggaaaataaattaatcaagacAAGTGTGCCAATTCAATTGAAGAAACATTGTTCTAAAAGCAGTATTAACCcttcaaaaaatgataaaattgttgaaaaacaATACAAACAAGTAAAAGAGCAAAAAGGAGAAACAGCGTCCTCttcatcaaaaattaaatcgttAGACTCGCAAATACAAGAACGTAACTATGAATCTAGaagtaatgatattttatgtgAACGTAATGTTAATGTATTAGATGatacaatttctaatttaaaaacttgctTGAAAACGGGAACTAACAATATCACGAATGAAAATCAAAGTGCATCTGTCTTGAACGTACAGACTTCTCGTGTCGATTCTGAATTATTATCTCAGCAAACACACACGCCtactaatataattgtaaaaagagaCATACAGGAAAACTTGTTTAGAGACGGAAATGTAAAAACGGAGCTTACAGATTTGCAGAAAGATAGTCTTTCTGTCGAAATCGATTTTAAAACAGCAGATAAGAAAAGAACACGTTCCGAATCTTCGGAAGAAAGTGtgatgaaaaaaaggaaagaaaagaaaaaagcatcACCTGATAAGTTACTCGACGAAAATTTGGTAAGTGATACCAAGATATTCGATGGTGAAATATTTTCCGAGGATAATcgaattcataataataatgagagtGAAAAGCAAATGTATTGGGAGAAGACTACAGATTATATGACGAAGGAAAGAgaagtatataaatgtataagacaaagaagaaaattaaaaagacagAATAAAAgcatacgaaaaaaatatcgcaatTTATTCGGAGGTTGTTTTAGCAAAAGCGAGAGTGACGAAGatcgcaaaattatattggaaCGTCTAGAGAAAAGAAAGCTGCAATCTGtttcaaataattctaaaatatacgACACATTTCACGATCTCACGACCGAAGAAGAAATGGAAGATGAAAGAGATGAAATATCAACATATAAACACAATATGTCGGTTAATAATTCGCAAGAAGATACAGAAAGCGTAATCTCGATAAAAGTAGAATCCGTCAATTCAAATGATTCCACCATATGCATTGAAAACGACATGTTGCATGATTTGACTACGGACGAAGAgcaagatgaaaaaataaattttaacaaagatgAAACATCGATACGTAAACGTAATGTGTCAGTTTGTATTTCACAGGAGACTATAGAGAGCGCAATCTCGGCGAAAATACAGCGGATAGAAAATTCTTCATCAATTGTCGATACAAAAATCGTTAACAAAAATGATACAAGCGAAGATGTGGAAATGAAAGTAATCAATATGCCTACCAAAGAAGAAAATCaagaaaatgttgaaaatattaatttagccaacgagaatataaaaataccaaAGGATAGAAGaccaaatataatattatcaacgaAGAAAGAAGATGTACATAGCACGCAagaaaatcaagaaaatattaatttagctGACGAGGATGTGAAAATACTGAAAGATATAAAACCAAACGTAGTATTATCcacgaaagaaagaaataggcAAGAAACTCAAGAAAACGTGGATTTAGccaatttagatataaaaataccaaAAGATATAAGACCAAATATAGTATTGACGAAGCCAATATCAACCATGTTTCCGCAAGACTTAATGTctaatattaaagagaaagatgaGTGTAATGTATCGCacaatgttgaaaataaattattaacgaatAAAGAAAGCATTGCAGGAAATAGAATAACTGAGTGTGGTTTGATAACGTCATTAAAATTGGAGGAAGATTTaccgaaaaagaaagatgtcGTTAACGAAGCTCTCTCCTCGCCAATAACAAACGTGTCTTCAAAAAGATCAGATACCAGTGATGATAATTCATCAACAGATGATGATAATATGAGCGATATTgaagtagaaataaaaataaaacccaAATCGAAAtctcgaatatctcgaaaattttCGCTGAAAGCACCTCTGTCTGCAGTCAACACGTGCATCAAGAATctgaatacattaaaaaagaatccAGACTTTCTTGGCGAACTCTTTCAgatgaatttaaaaacatcTTCCGAAACCTCTAAGCACGGGCACACAGTCAGAAGCGAAGAAAATGAAGCGAAAAATACGTCGGAAAAATCATCGGACAATAATGAAGATGTTACTGCTGAAACAGCATTAAAAACTCAGGAAGTTATATGCAATTCTAGTCATACTATCAAAGATAATGCAAATTATTCTTCAAAACAACAGCgacaacaaaattttcaagatgACCAAATTTTTGATAGAGATGAAAATGCAACGCAAAATCATcaagaagaaaagaataaaaacgtACAATCTGCCGAACAGAAAAAGAGGCAGCTGACAAGTGAAACTGATTCTGAATCGGCTAAATCTGCGCGCGATGCGTCTGATTTAGAAACACAATTATCAAAGAGTTTCttcaatgagaaagaaaagacaGCGGGCGAGCAACAACAAAATTCTCaggatataattttgaacGAGGGTGCGATGGACCATGagcagaaagaaaaaaatacagaacGCGTACAGTCTGTCGAAGGGAAAGAAATGCGAATGGCAGTTGAAAACAATGTTGAATCAGCTAAATCTGCGTGCGAGATGCCTGATTTGCAAAAACAATTACCAAAGACTTCCTCGGAAACTTTGGTTGCCAAGCACACCAGTGAGGTAAGAGTTCAAACAGACACGGAGTTTGGATTCCCGTTGAGTTGTAGGCCTGTGAATTTGTCGAAAAATCTTGATGCATCGATTACATCAAGCAATACACATTCAGTTCCTTCTGCGTCATCGACACACGGACCATCGCCATCGTACAGTTCCACTTCCAAACCTGCGTATCAGTCTCCAATGATGAATGTGCCGGCTAAGAATATTCCTTCGAGCTTTAACGACGATATAAAACTGGTGCAAAACGGAGTAGTAAACATTTGCTGGAACTTCTCATTGTGCCGCAATATTGTTCGAGAATCCATATTCAATGATGAAAAGATGTATGAAATGAAAATGAGTATAATTCGGATATATCAAGATTTAAATACTTTGAAGATGATGTTGCGTGGGATAAAGGATGAATATATTGTAGATTACATAAAtcagcaaaaattattaagtccACTGATATCACTCGAAGAATTAAACCactatatgattttatatcaaaactaTATATCGATTGTTAAATATGCTCCACTGTTTTGCGATCCGAGATATTCTAACATGCTGCAATTTTCGAACATCAATAACAAGTCAGTTCCACGTACATCAGTACAGAATGTTCACGCACAACCACCACTTTTGGGAAATGTTCCAGGCACGTCGCTCCCAGGTACCACTTCCAGGATGCAACATCTCGGAACGCAATCCTCAACAATGCCACACCCGAGACCAAATATTAATCGACAATCTTCGAAAAATACAGGGAATCCTTCGCGTTTAAGACAACCTGTACCGATTCGTCCGAAGGTTTCATTTACAGGCACATCAACGTCAAATCCAATTTCGAGTCCAGTGATTAATGCTCAATCTGTAGGAAACGCGAATTCTATACAAGACCAGCATATGCTGAATACGAAcatgttgaatattaataatcaacaGTATTTCATAAATCTAGCTAACGGTTCTTATATGTCGTTGACTTCATCAGGgtcgaatattaataatatacgcaCATATCCGCCCGCACAGCCAATGAAGACAAACGTCTCTTCTACAACTGACAAAAGGTATTTTAATAACGAACTGAAATCTACGACAGTCAGTAGTTCGGCCGCAAGATTTGCTAATATGCAACAACAGACATCGTGCAATCAGACTTCGCACTCCCAGGTACCGCTTCACGTAAACTCAGCAGTACCTCATTTTCCGACGGATCAAAACGTTAATGAAATGGATAAGATTCTATACCAGATCACTCAACAATCTAAAGGTTGTACAAATGTTAACGCTCTGAGAAATGGCACTAATGTAACGAGAAATATTGGACCAGGGAATCAATTTGTTAATCCGCAGACCCTGCCAGTACCTGCAGAGAGAATGTGCCACTTCCAGCAGTGTAATAAGAACGTGCCGACTAGTTTTACGTCGCAATCTGCACGCGCACATGTTCAGAATATTTCATCAAACTCGAGTCAGCAGCAACAACGCCCACATTACACGTTACCCATAAGTACATCTGTAAATTTGATAAGTTCGTCAAGTAATAGTGTCTCGCAGAATGCGCAGCCATCCGTACCGAACAAGAGACCAGGGATGCCGGAGACACAAACTAGAGATTACGTGCCAAATAAAACACCCTTCACGAAACCGCAACAAGATGTACGTCAAGGAACTTCGCGCATGCATAACGTATGCGTAAATGCGTACGAATGCATATATAACGTATCGCAAAAATCGTCCGGCATCTCTTCGAAGGCTCCCGTGTCACAGGAACCACGTGTCTCACAAAATGCGACGTTTAACGCAGCTTtgccaaaaaataaaataatattaacatcaTCGAAAACTACGCCAGTGCCATCAAACGAAATTGTGAGCCATTACTTTAACCTGAACATTCTGACAGaacttcaaaaatttatattgaaagatcagttaaaatattacttggAGCACTGTTTATTTAAACAGCAGGATTCTGAAAAATTCcactttgaaaaaaagatattagtcTCCTTTTATGAATCTTTACGTAATTACACAgacaagataataaataaaaattatatcgaaaaaaagttacaaaatgaTACATCAGGAAAAACAGCGACAGTACCAAGTCAACAATCGGAAATCAAATCATCTCACAACAAAATtcaatctaataaaaataataattcaatctaTGATAATGTGCAAGAGAAACAATctctagaaaaaaatacttatccGAACGCTTTAATAAACTCAAAATCCACGACGGTAACAAGTGATTCATCGATAGAGACACAAAATAAAGAGTCACGTCTTCAAACGTCACTTACGCCACAATCCACAATAACTAAGGAACTATATCCGAAACTCAAAAATTTGCTACagcaaaatgtaaatacaCCAAAGATGCGATTCAAGAAAAGTATGTCTTCAGCTATGAAcaaacaatttgaaaatataaacacatCGGTAGCAAGACATTCAAACATTCCGGAAGAAAATCCAATAGCGAAAACGTCGTACAGAATCTCGGTAACAAAAGAGCAAGATGACACAAAAATTGCAAGATCTGTAGCGGAAATCTCTCACGATAAGCGGACATCAGAATCATGTTCTCCTCTCGCACAAGATACATCGAGTTCTTTACGAACTGCgttaagttataaaataaaaggctGTTCAAAGGTGACAAAAGATGACGCTaaagaaatatctaaaatttcgaattttgcaataagtaatattacagaaaataatacaataatacattCTTCATTCAATACAGAAACGCaagaacatataaaatataaggaaaCTGTAAAATCTCCAGATGTGCATAAAAAACGGCTGTCAAAATCGTGTTCTTCTCCtgcacaaaataaaaaattgagtttGTTACAAGATGATGAAATGAAAGACGATAACGTCGAAGGATCTGATAACGCGGAAATGACGAacatatgcaaaatttttaacgttGCAGTATTAAATAGCAATAGAGGAAATGAAAAAGCGGCCTCACAAGTTCCTTGTAATACAGAGGTTCAAGATAAAGAATTGTATCATAATGAAATCGCAATGTGTGATCTCACAAACAATAAAACATCTGACAAAAATTCACAAGATGGAACGCGcgataatgtcaaaaaaaagaCCACAGAATCCAAATCGAATGTCACAGAAGCACAGTCTGATACGTCATGTATACTACGAACTTCTACACCGTTTGTACCAGATAACACGTCAGAATTATTATATCCGACAAATAGAAGCAAATTTGCAGAAACATCGCAAATAGGtacattattagaattattcttaaatttgaaacaaaaaaattatatgaacgAACAGATTAATGactctaaaaaaatgtgcGAGAGCTACGAAAGTTCAGGACATTTACATATCGACGAAAGtgcgaaaaaattgaatttagaTTCGCAAGAAGAGCAACGTGATAAGGCAACGTTTTCTGAAAAAGATAAACCGAATATGTCGCAGgatttatgttttaatgaaACCTTGTGCAaatctgaaataatattacCATTCACAGAAAATTACGAATTAGAAATGGAGGAAACAAATATTCAGAACCAGAATGAGAAGTTAAAACAAGAGAAGATACAAGCCGAGGAAACATTGCAGTCTGAAATTTTAGAGGATACATTGAATACGAGAACGTCAAACCCGGTGCAATCAATCGACACCATTGAAGATGTAAAGGAAAAGCAAGTACAAATGGATACTCATAGCGGCGTTAAAGCGATTAATGAACTGCTCAGACATATGTCCGAGCATAAATGTTATGGAAAACGGAGAACCTCTTCGTGTAATTCTACAATGAAAAGCAACgtcacaaataaaaatgtaaatgaagCCAGTATcgacaaaaatgatattttgaaCGTCAATGATGTCAGTCCCACGAAAAGCAAAGATGATAATGAAAACTCTACTGTATTGAATATTCTGGACGTCAGGACCATATCGCCGTCGTTGTTTGAAGAAATAGACAATTCCAATGCGCTCTCTCAAGATGATCTTATGTTGTtgaatgaaaaggaaaaatcgtcGATTGTAAATGACAATCTGGAAGCCCCTAACTCTGTATCGTTGATTGAGATTAAAGTAGAAGAATTATCCGACCTGAATGACAATCCGAAAGTCCTTGATTCTGCGTCATTGAATGAggtgaagaaagaaaattcattaaatgttAACGATAATCCGGAAGGTTTTGATTTGACATTGTTGAatgagaagaaagaagaacaGTCATCAGATGTGAACGATAATCTGGATGTCTTCAATTTGTCGTTAAATGAGATGAATATAGAAAAATCGTTTGACACAGATAATCcggataattataattttgtgtggTTGAATGAGATGAAGATGGAAGAGTTGTTGGAAGACCATCCCGAAATTCCTGATTCCATGTCATTGAATGAaacgaaggaaaaaaaatcatcggtCGTGGGCGACAATGAAGTTCATAATTCCGCGTTATTGAATGAGATAAAGGAAGAGAAATCGTCGGACGACATGAACGACAATTCGGAAGACCTAGATGAGATGGAAAACAGGCCGTGTTTACGTTGTAAATGCAAAAGCATGGTATATTGTCAGGCCTGTTTAGAGGCTCCTTATTGTTCCAAACGTTGCTCGGATTTGCATTGGAAAGCAGTTCATTACAAACAATGTAAGAAACGTTACAAGTCAATTATctgtatcaatttataa